DNA sequence from the Shewanella piezotolerans WP3 genome:
CATATAAGCCAGCGCCAAAAACAGATGGCTACTGGTGACAAAATAACGTTCTTGAGTGGTATCTTTAAAGGCTACTGCTTGTTCTAGGTGAGAGACAGCAAGCGGGTAATCAAAAGTGCCTAATGCCACACGGCCAGCATTGAGATAGGCGAAAAAATAAAAATCTTTAAACTCTGGCGATTGCTCGGCTAAGGTAAACTGTGCAGCGATATTAGTCTTAGCCTTATCCCAGTCGCCCGACTTAATCGCCGAACTGATCATGTTGTGCTGCATGTTGAACATATCTTCTCTATCGTCTACGGTTTTCCATGTTTCGTAGGCCTTATTAAAGCTCTCATAAGCCCGTTGATGTAAACCAGCAGTGCGATATAAACTGCCCGTGGCGTTATAAATAACGGCTTTCCTATGGACATCAAGCTGTTCACCTTTATCAACAATTGCCATCGCTTCATCGAGCAGCGCAATCCCTTTATTCACAGTTGTAGCCGTGTAATAACAATAAGCATTTTGAGTTAAAGTTTTAGCAAGTAACTTCTGATTGTCATGTTGCCGTGCGTATTTCAGCGCTTTGCGACGATCAACACAGTAAGCAGCAGGATCATTAGTCTGCAGGTACACCGCAAAAGAACGCTCAAGATAACTGTCAATCAAGATGTCTGTAATGGCCAAAGACACAACTTGCTCAATCCCTCTATCATAGCTCTCAATAGCCAGTGCTAACTGACGACTCTTCTCGTAAGCTTGGCCATACAAGAAGTAGTAACGCGCCCGCTCTTCTGCTGTTAACGCTTCGGCGGCGATATTCGCATCATTAAGTATGGTCAGTGCCGTTTCCGGAACTTTATCTTTAAACTTGGCTTCTAACTGGAGCAGCATAGTGTTCGCTTTTGCGACAGAAAAAAGCGCCATAAAAAGAGAGAATGAGACAGCGACTATTATTTTTTTTAACATATTACAGCTCTTCAGGCCTAACTCTTTTTGAGTACCAGTCTGCAGGGTAACACATGAAAAAAAATTGTATACTTTGTAAGGTTTAACAGCGCTTTACAATATAAATTAAGCACATATTGTAAATACCTACCGACAAACAATCACGCCACGAAAGCGTCTGGAAAATATTACTTTGGCAGTTAACCACTCTGTATAGTGGGTATTTTTCGAGAAATATAAAACAAAAAAAGGTTAGCATTTCAGCTAACCTTTTAATATAAATGTGAGCAAGCTAACAGGCTTGCTCTAAGGCCTGCGCCACATCAGCGATGATATCATCGATATGCTCAATGCCCACAGAGATCCGCACTAAGTCCTCCGATACGCCAGCCTTTGCCAATTCAGCAGCATCTAACTGTCTATGGGTTGTTGAAGCAGGATGACAAGCAAGTGATTTAGCATCACCGATATTGACTAGCCTCAAGATCATTTTTAGCCCATCAATAAACTGCCCACCAGCCACTTTGCCGTCAGCAGCCTTTATACCAAAACTAATAATACCTGAGGCCTTACCGCCAGTGATTTTATAGCAGTTATCCTGAAAAGGGCTGTTTGGCAGCGCAGCGTAATTAACCCAACTCACTTTAGGGTGAGCCTCTAAATACTGCGCTAAGGCAAGAGCGTTTTCACAATGGCGCTCCATTCTTAGCGCTAAAGTTTCTAGGCCTTGCAGTAATAAGAATGCACTTTGTGGCGAGAGAGCTGCGCCGGTATTTCTTAAGGGGACGACACGGCAACGACCTATGAAGGCTGCAGGGCCGAAAGCTTGGGTATAGACCACTCCGTGGTAGGAAGCATCAGGCTCATTAAGCAGCGCAAAGCGCTTAGGCTGCGCTGTCCAGTCAAACTTACCACTATCCACAATCGCACCACCTATGGTTGTGCCATGTCCGCCAATATACTTGGTCAATGAGTGGATAACGATATCTGCACCATGCTCAAACGGTTTACATAACACAGGAGTGGCTACGGTATTATCAACAATTAGTGGCACTCCGTGTTTATGGACAATCTCTGCCAAGCGCTTCAGATCGACAATATTACCTGCTGGATTTCCAATAGACTCACAAAAAAGCGCCTTAGTTTTATCATCTATGAGTGCATCGAGCTGCTCAAAATCATCAAAGGCTGCCATACGTACTGCCACCCCCTGCCTTGGCAGAGTGTGGGCAAATAAGTTATAAGTGCCGCCATAGAGTTGACTGGTACTGACAATATTATCGCCCACTTCAGTAAGCGCTTGTATCGCGTAGGTGATTGCCGCCATTCCCGACGCTAATGCTAGTGCAGCGATGCCACCTTCTATAGCTGCAAGACGCTGCTCAAGCACATCGGTGGTGGGGTTCATGATCCTCGTATAGATATTTCCAGGAACCTTGAGATCGAATAGATCGGCACCATGCTGAGTATCATCAAAGGTATAGGAAGTGGTTTGGTAGATGGGCACAGCGGCCGCCTTGGTGGTCGCTTCCGATTCATAACCATGGTGCAGTGCTAAAGATTCAAGTTTCATACCTGCTATATCCTATTCCTTTTGATTGAAATATGAACATAACAAATAGCCATCTAGAAGTCTAAATGTTTTTTCCTTTACTCGTTACACACTCATTATTGCGCTTTTGCGCCATCGTTATTTCCTAAGTATCAGCCTCTAGTTTTAAAGTCACAATCGAAATCAAAGTCGTGCCGCTTTGGCTCTCCCAAGTCCAAGGGCAAAGCGCTTGCACCCGATCTTGATTTTATAAGAGTCAATCTCTTAGCGCCCCAACCGATGCTACCTCACTCGATGAGGAGTTATACCAATTGCATTAAAAGTTTGACCATTCAGCGGGAATTCAAAACGCTGTAGGCAAGTAGTGGAATTTGAGCTAATAGTTATTCTATATCCAAATCCCATAGCGAAGCATACAGCGTTTTGAAACCCGCACTACGTGAGCCCCTCAGTCTTTCCACTTCTGCTTTGCATTGGCTTAAAAGGGAATAACCATTTCTTTACCAATGCGCTTTGAATTGAAAAGGCTGAGGGGCTCTGAACTGGTCAAATACTTAATGCAATTGGTATTAATGTTAGTTCAAATTTGTCGTTGAACAGCTTGTTCTTAGGCACAAATATAAATATCGAAATTTTCGCTTTTATAACTCAGTGTCGATGCGGTTGTGACCGCCCATGACACGGATGTCATGATTGAGCTTCCAAGGATGGACTTGCAGCGAGTTACGGCAGTATCTGCATATATGCCGACCGCAGGTCATGAGAACCATAGATGCTAAGAGCTTTGCCCAATTATCTATTAGCTTTTCGAGCTAGCTCTTTGCTAGCCCTCGCAATATAAACATTATCAGTACTATATTTTCTCTAGCAGTTCTGGCTCAAACTGTTCGGCAGAAATAGTTAAACCAAGCGATGCGATCTTTTCATTCAACTGATTGAGATCTTTCTCGACTGTCGCGATCGTCAAGGTGTTGTCATCTAAGCTATAGACTTGCTTGAGGCTGGCAAAATAGAAGCTCAAAATGACAAATGCATTTTCATCATTGTTTTCAGCGGCCACTTTTATTTTAGCCAGCTTACGGTAGATTTGATTGTGCAACTGCTTTAAACGCCAAACGTAATACACTTCACGCATATAAGGTTTACTCTTCTGGCTATGCAACACACCGCTACAAACAACTAAAGACAGGATCACACCTAATACGTTTAAATGAAAATTCCCCGTTGACCCATCATCAGGTAGGGCTGATGCGCCAAATAGTTGGATCAATAACGCTCCAAACACTAGCGCCAATATTGCCAAACTAGCAACAAACGTCGCGATAACAATATTAGTGTTCTTTCGATATGTCTGTTTATCAACGTGCATTAATTGCATTAGTGGCTCTCAAGATTTAGCAGATAGAAGAGTGGCTATTCTAGCATCATAGCTACCAGTTAATATTCCAAAATCCACCTTGTCTCGGTAAAACATTTGTATTTGTCCCTCAATGTTGGCAAGTTAAGTTCTTGCTAAAATAAGTGGCAATTAATCCTACTTATGTCACAACTTTTACTAAACGTTCACTTTGGCAGTAAAAACATCTAGACGTCTAAATTGACAGCCGTCTCTTGATCTCATATCCTCTCAACTAATGAGATGTACCATTCTGTGAGTTTATTCATTTAAAGCACAGTTTGTTCCAGCTAGGAGGGCGATGGGAACAGTGGTTCGATGACTGATTTAAAATAAGAGAGATAACTTTGACTAATTCCAGTAACGCCCCAAAAGCTCAAACAACTGACGCAACAGCGCCATCGTTTCTTGCGCTAACTCCGCTTTTTCTTTTTCTAACACTGTTTATTGGTGCTGGAGTTTACTTTCAAAGCCAAGGTGTCGACTTTGCTTTTTATCAACTGCCGAGTGTTGTTGCAATTCTGCCAGCGATTATTTTTGCCATACTAATCTCTAAGCAGAAACTGAATCAAACAATCGAAACATTCCTAGCTGGTATTGGCCACTCTAATATCATTGCAATGTGTATGATCTATCTGCTTGCAGGTGCATTTGCGGCCGTGGCAAAAGCGACTGGCGGTGTGGATGCTACTGTAGCATTAGGTTTATCGTTAGTACCTTCTAGCTTATTGCTGCCAGGTTTCTTTGTGATTGCGGCATTTATTGCAACTGCAATGGGTACCTCAATGGGCACTATCGCCGCAGTGGCGCCTATCGCACTAGGCGTAGCAAACGAAGCACAAATCGACTTGGCCATCATGGCGGGCGCGGTTATCTCTGGTGCACTTTTCGGTGACAACCTCTCTATTATTTCAGACACCACCATTGCTGCGACTCGAACTCAGGGCTGTGAAATGAAAGATAAGTTTAAAGAAAACCTTATCTTTGCTGTCCCGGCATCTATTATCACCTTGATTATCTTTACCTTAGTTGGCCAAGGGCAGGCTGACGTTGCAGCTCAAGAGATTGACTTCATTAAAGTCATCCCTTATTTAACGATTCTATTCTTAGCGGTTGCGGGTCTGAACGTATTTGTTGTGCTTACAGTGGGTATCTTATTAGCGGGGATTACTGGACTGTTAACGATGGACTACGGTGTTATCCAGTTCGGCCAAGATATTTACGCTGGTTTTGGCAACATGCAGGAGATTTTCATTCTGTCTATGTTAGTCGGAGGCTTAGCAGCGCTTATGCAGCAGCAAGGCGGACTTGCGTTTGTGAGTAAGCAGATAGAAAAGCTAATAGCCCGTTTCTCTAAAGCCAAAGGCGAAGCATCGTGCCGCGCATCAGAACTCGGTATGGCCGGTATTGTGGCAGCGACGAATACTTGTGTCGCCAACAACACGGTATCAATTGTAGTCACTGGCGATATAGCTAAAGATTTAGCTCAAAAGCACGGTGTTACCCCAAAGCGCGCAGCCAGTATTTTGGATATATTCTCATGTATTATTCAAGGTCTAATCCCATACGGCGCACAAGCACTATTGGTTGCATCAACCTTCAGCTTATCACCATTAGAAGTGGTTACTCACGCTTGGTACTGCATGATCTTGGCCGTTGTTGCCGTGTTGATTGTGGCATTTCGCAAGCGAGTTTAAGTCAGCTTTCGTTTAAAAAACAAAATTAAAAAGGAGTACTCAGGTACTCCTTTTTAATTCAATAATCTCTGCCTACAATTCAATCAAACATTACTTAATACCAATCAGTATAAGAAATTGATCTACCCAGAGTTTTTTGGCGAACTCATTCAAGGCAGGCTAATTCAAAGTGAGCAATGACACAATGGTTGTTCCCTTATGAGTTTATTCAACACAGAAGTAGCAAGCCAAAACACACCTTACAGGCGAGTTCTAGCGGCCTTGATGCTGCGTTAAGGAACTTGAACCTAGTTTAACTATGTCCTTCATTCATTGCTAACCACATGGCCTAGCATGTTCCTGACATGCTTAAGGCATTCCCTTCATCCCTGGAGATCAGATATAGGCGGTACGAGAGCAATACATTAGCTTAAAAGGGAATAACCATTTCTTTACCGATGCGCTTTGAATTGTAAAGACTGGGGGGCTCTGAACTGGCCAAATACTTAATGCTATTGGTATAAGGGGCTCGAAGCTAGAATAATGCAGGAGCGATTATCGAGAGTCACGCAGGAGCAGTTACCGAAGAGCATTTAATGACCTTAGCTCAAAGCCGCTAAACTCTCGCAGAGTGACTAAATCTTTATACTAATTGGTATAACTAGGGGCTGTTGATCTTTCACGGTTGTTTTTGCCGCAGTTTATTGGCTATTTTGACAAGGCGGAGGCTATGCCGTTTAGTTATTCTCCACAAATAGTCTACAACACAGTAAAAATAGCCAAGAAACGCGGCCCTTTGGGTTCGATTCAATGCTTCTATTACGGTGTTATGAGCTTTTCACTTAGCCAGCTAAGCTTTATCGCTCAAGCCTTGTACTAGAAGCATTGAATTCGAACAAAAACTAAGCTCGAAAGATCAACAGCCCCTAGCGTCGATTCTTATTTCAGAAAGCTTAAGCAGACCATTATTCTTCGCTGTCACTATATTATCAATAGCATTTGCTGAGCACTGCAACTCACTAATCCCTACCGCCCTATTTCTTCCACACTCTTTTGCATGATATAGCGCTTTATCCGCTAGAATAAGTAACTCCTCCACTTTGACAGCACTGTTAACTTTTTCGACAGGGATATAACCAATACTAATCGTCACCCTTCTGGGCTTATCCTCAATGATAACGGGATTACGATTTATTACCTGTAAGATACGCTCAATAACAGCTTCGACATTCAAATTGTCGCTTGGTGGAAGTACCATTAGAAACTCTTCACCGCCTAGGCGTACAATATTATCATTGGGACGTAGATCAGCTTGCAAAGTTTTAACTACCTCCTTCAGAACATTATCACCTGCCGCATGTCCATATGTATCATTAAACTGTTTAAAATGATCGATATCAATCATTACCAGAACACCGCTATTACCTGCTTTCGATGATGAAATTAGCTTACTGACAATAACTTCGTTGAGATAACGACGATTGAAACATTGAGTCAAAGGATCGTAATATCGCTGCCGACAGATCTCTGCTTTTCTTCGCCTATAGCTAGCAACTCGACGCCAACCAAACCTGACACCTATTATTGCCAATAAGGCAGCTAAGAAAATCGTGCTAGCGAGCAGTTGATCTCTATTCGACAATAACTCTTTTTGCAGAACTGATTGTCGCTTTAGTTCATGCGCAGCAAGTTCAACGTCATATACGCGGATCCCGTTATGAGCCTTTGTAATTATTCCTTGCATGACAGCCCGCTCGTTAACAGTCCGCTCATTGAGTAAGGCGTTATAACGTTGCAGAGATTTACGCTCTAACACTTGATTTTCGCTCAATTTCGCCACTTGGATAAGCTGCTGCCAAGCATTTAACAGCTCTTTAGGGTAATTTTCTCGTTGAAGATAGTTAATCACTTGATTAAACAATTGTGTAGATTTAGAACCCAAGCCTTCAAATAAATAGATATGGCTTTGAAGCAGTTTTGCTTGATGTAATAGAAATTGATCGTCGTACTCAAGGCTATAATTCATCACCTCTTCCAGGCCCTTATTTGCCTGCCCCGGTTTCTTTAGCATTAATTTAACAAAGGCAATATCAAGCTGTAAAAACTTTACCTCTCGATATTTAGCCTGTTCTTTAGCATTAACCAATGCTTTTTTGTAATAAAACAGAGCATCATCATACTTATTTAAACTTTGTAATGTTGCTGCACGGCCAATATAAACCTGATCTTGAAGCCAATTATCATCTAGATTATTTAGTGACTCCTGAGCCAAATTAGCGTATTCAATTGCCAAGTCATATTTACCTTGCTTACGGTAAGTATGAATCAGGCTCATACTAGAAACGATTACTCGATAATCGTCATTATTATCAATGGCAACTCCAAGTGCAGTTAATAATGCTAATTCAGAACTCTTTAAGTCATTATATTGAATAAAAGTGTCATTAATATTTAAACCAATCCAATACCGTAATGTTGCCAAATCCGAAAGTTGTGAGAACAAAAAGGCTTTGTAAAGTGCAACATCATAATCATCACTTGAAGTTACATATTGAGCAAGGCTCGCTTCACACAATGCGACAGCCGCCTTCACAGAATTATCATTGAGACTTTCGTACATCAGATCCTTTAGAGCAGCAAGGCTTTCTTCGGCTAATGTGGGGGCTAGGTTTGCTTTCAAGCTGCAACTAAACGTACTAAAGAGGGCCTTCTCTGCTGCGGTAGCTTGAGGGTTATTAACTAATAGTTGCTTTAATTGCTCCAACTGCTCTGAGCGGTCGGCCCCGTATCTAATTGCAATACGATCCATCTCTAATTCAAGCGCTGTAAAATGGTATTGTTCCTGAGAGAAAATTGAACTAGAAAACATAAACAATACAGATAAGAGAGCTATTTTTTTTATCACTTCCATGCCCTTCAAATAAAACAAGATTGAGTACGGTGGCTTGCTTATGACTGTAAGTAAAATGAGTACTCCCCAAAAGTTGCTCAATAACTAATTGCAGGACTAATTAAATAGCCTATTCGTTGCCACATAACCCCTATATTTTTATCACAACGTATACAATATAACCATCCAATAAATATAAAACCTTTAATCAAATTGAAACTACTCGAAAAAGATAATGATAAGAAAAGTAGGTCCTATTCAACTCATTAGTATTATTATAAATTAATACAAGCCATTATTAGTTATAATTACTGGAAAACGGCCACATTCAAAGCAATTTATTCTAACGAGTAAACTAGCCAATTTAGGTAAAGGCTAAAATAGTTCTAGTGGTCATCTCAGCAGCATTCCACATTTTTTAGCGATTCATTGTAAAGTCTCAGTAAATTAACTTCAGCTTACGACTCGAAGCCAGGAATGTGTGTCGACATTTTTGCAAACTTCTTCCTGCAATACACCAACAAAATGTATACATTATCCATCTTATTTAATACTCTGTGGTCGATAAGAACTTTACTGCTTAATCAAGATGAAGAGACTGGAGATTTAGATGATTAAAAAGTCAGGTATGCTGCTCGCCTGTGCAATGCTTGCTGCTTGCAACGCGACACCAACCCCAAATACCTCCCCACAACCAAACGTAACTCAGGTCGATTACCAGCGTGCCGAAAGCTTCTTGCCGAAAAATGTGCGTAAGAAAGTACGAAACTTAGCGGTAGAACCTAATTGGATAGGTAACACGAGCGACTTTTGGTTTAGTGAAAGAGATAAAACGGGCAATAACACTTACTACAAAGTTGAGCCAGCAGAAGCTAAGGTTTCAGTCCTATTCGACCATCAAAAATTAAAGGCCAATCTCAAGCATGAAAATGGCACTGAATTTTATATCAAGATCCATACTGTAGACTTGCAAAGCAATCTGCTAAGCATGACTTATAATAAGCAAAAATATCGATGTGTTCTCCTAAACAGTACCTGCGAACTAAACGCTGAAACGCTAGCAGAGAGTACTCCCAACTACTCTTCTCCAGATGGCAACTATGCCATTAGTGTCAAATCTTGGAATCTCTATTTAACCGACTTAACCACTAACAAGATCACTCAGCTTACTTTTGATGGCACTGAAGGTTACCCTTATGCAGTACAAAACCAGAACCCAAAAGCCTTTATCAACAAAGATCCTGCCAAGGTTAAACAGCGACTCAGTGTTTACTGGGCAGCGGATAGTAAAACAGTACTGACCCACAGGCTGAATCGCGAAAAAGTCGGCAAGTTACACCTTATTCAGTCAAGTCATGACGAAGGCCTTCGACCAAAACTTTATAGTTACTATTACCCACTCGCAGGTGATGAACACTTACCAACAGGTGATATCTACTCTGTCAATGTAGCGAGTAAGAAAGTCACCAAAGTCGCTGCACCAGATTTGCAGCAAACCTATTACGGTGGTCCGCTGTGGGGTTGGTGGGAAGACAACAATCGTTTCTATTTCTTCGAGCAAGCCAGAGCAAAAAAACGCATAAGCTTTCATGAGTACAACCCTGAAAACCATCAGGTAAGGCTCATTGTGGAAGAAAAGTCCGATAAATTCCTTGATCCGTGGGCACAAGATGCTTGGGTGCTACCTGAGTCAAATGAGGTCATTTGGCCAAGCCAGCGATCTGGTAAACAACAGTATTACTTGTATGATTTAGCCAGCGGAAAGCTCAAGAACAAAATCACTCAGTGCGACTGTTTTGTCAGGACTTACCGTGCATTGGATAAGACAACCCGCACGCTATATTACGAAGCATCAGGTGGGTTTGATGATCGCGATCCTTATCTAAGACACCTATATAAAGTTAATTTAGATGGTTCTGGCCACCAATTGCTTACTCCTGAAGCACTAGAGCACAGCGTACGTATAGCGCCAGACTTCAGTTACTTTGTCGATATTGCCTCTAATGTTCAAACCGTACCGAGCAGCAAGGTACGTAGCACAATCGATGGTAAAGTGGTGATGACCGTCGGCAATCCTGACGTGAGTGAATTGATGGCCATTGGGTGGCGCGCACCAGAGCCCTTTGAAGTGCTCGCCAATGACAACAAAACTAAGCTCTATGGCTTAATGTATAAACCCAGCAACTTTGATACAAGCAAACAATATCCGGTGATTGATGCGACTTATACTGGACCACATAACTTTTTCACTCCTAAGTCTTTTTGGAGCTATTTCCAACAAGCACAATCGCTTGCTGAACTTGGGTTTGTGGTTATAAAAATGGATGGCCGCGGCACCAGTAAGCGCGATAGAGATTTTCATTTAGTAGCTTACGAGAATTTAGCCGCCGGTGTCGATGACCATGTCCAAGCCATCAAAGATCTTGCTAAAAAGCACAGCTACTTAGATGCTAGCCGAGTCGGTATTTACGGTTTTTCAGCTGGAGGTTATGACACTGCGCAAGCGATGTTTAGGCATGCTGATTTCTTTAAGGTGGGCGTTGCAGCATCAGGTAACCACGATTTTAGAGTTGATAAAACCGGCTGGAACGAGATTTGGTTAGGCTATCCTGTTGCCAAGCATTGGGACGAACAAACCAATCTCAATATGGACAGTATTGCCAAATTAAAAGGTAAGCTATTACTAGCTCATGGAGAACTCGACGATAACGTAAACCCAGCAGCGACCATGCAGTTGGTTGATAAACTCATTAAAGCCAATAAGGATTTTGACTTGATGATCTATCCAAACCGCGATCATTTCCTTAATGACAGCGATTACTTTGTACGTAAACGTTGGGACTATTTTGTCGAACATTTGCTTGGTGCTAAACCAGTGAAGGAATATCAGTTTGAACAAAATTAATCCATCATAGCAAGCAAACTCTTCTCAAGGGCAAAAGAGGATATTGAGCCTCATTTGCCCTTTTTTGACAACCCATTAGCCTCTACGAGCGAACTAACGATACTAAACTGCAATTTGTAACAGTTAAAAGCTGCTCACAAAACACACAACCAAGCAACATGCTGCACAATTTACAAACCAGCCAACAACAAGTACACCGACAACCTACACACATCTACTTATTGATTTTAAAGCTTTAATTCTTTAATTAGAGCTAGATCACATTCAAGGAGGTAATGACTTCTCGATATATTAGCTTTCAGTAAAATTAGGCGAATTACAGATATGCTCAGCCCTTTTTCAATTTACCTAGAGCAGATTCAGGAGCAACTAGCATTGTTATTATTCAACCAAACTGTTCGCTTACAGGTTGACGATGTTGTTATTCAATATCATATATTTGATACCGCGCAACCACTGATGATCACTTTTCCTCCTGGTAGTGAAGCATTCTCTGATTCAGATTTGATTGAAAATAAAACACCTTGGGGATACGATTTCTTTGCAAAACGACGGATGAATGTCATCTCATTCAACCATATAGGCAAAGGCAACTATTTCACTTCCAATGAGCTTGTAATATTTACCGAAAAGCTGGGCAAGCATTT
Encoded proteins:
- a CDS encoding Na+/H+ antiporter NhaC family protein, with translation MTNSSNAPKAQTTDATAPSFLALTPLFLFLTLFIGAGVYFQSQGVDFAFYQLPSVVAILPAIIFAILISKQKLNQTIETFLAGIGHSNIIAMCMIYLLAGAFAAVAKATGGVDATVALGLSLVPSSLLLPGFFVIAAFIATAMGTSMGTIAAVAPIALGVANEAQIDLAIMAGAVISGALFGDNLSIISDTTIAATRTQGCEMKDKFKENLIFAVPASIITLIIFTLVGQGQADVAAQEIDFIKVIPYLTILFLAVAGLNVFVVLTVGILLAGITGLLTMDYGVIQFGQDIYAGFGNMQEIFILSMLVGGLAALMQQQGGLAFVSKQIEKLIARFSKAKGEASCRASELGMAGIVAATNTCVANNTVSIVVTGDIAKDLAQKHGVTPKRAASILDIFSCIIQGLIPYGAQALLVASTFSLSPLEVVTHAWYCMILAVVAVLIVAFRKRV
- a CDS encoding S9 family peptidase, which produces MIKKSGMLLACAMLAACNATPTPNTSPQPNVTQVDYQRAESFLPKNVRKKVRNLAVEPNWIGNTSDFWFSERDKTGNNTYYKVEPAEAKVSVLFDHQKLKANLKHENGTEFYIKIHTVDLQSNLLSMTYNKQKYRCVLLNSTCELNAETLAESTPNYSSPDGNYAISVKSWNLYLTDLTTNKITQLTFDGTEGYPYAVQNQNPKAFINKDPAKVKQRLSVYWAADSKTVLTHRLNREKVGKLHLIQSSHDEGLRPKLYSYYYPLAGDEHLPTGDIYSVNVASKKVTKVAAPDLQQTYYGGPLWGWWEDNNRFYFFEQARAKKRISFHEYNPENHQVRLIVEEKSDKFLDPWAQDAWVLPESNEVIWPSQRSGKQQYYLYDLASGKLKNKITQCDCFVRTYRALDKTTRTLYYEASGGFDDRDPYLRHLYKVNLDGSGHQLLTPEALEHSVRIAPDFSYFVDIASNVQTVPSSKVRSTIDGKVVMTVGNPDVSELMAIGWRAPEPFEVLANDNKTKLYGLMYKPSNFDTSKQYPVIDATYTGPHNFFTPKSFWSYFQQAQSLAELGFVVIKMDGRGTSKRDRDFHLVAYENLAAGVDDHVQAIKDLAKKHSYLDASRVGIYGFSAGGYDTAQAMFRHADFFKVGVAASGNHDFRVDKTGWNEIWLGYPVAKHWDEQTNLNMDSIAKLKGKLLLAHGELDDNVNPAATMQLVDKLIKANKDFDLMIYPNRDHFLNDSDYFVRKRWDYFVEHLLGAKPVKEYQFEQN
- a CDS encoding DUF3087 domain-containing protein encodes the protein MQLMHVDKQTYRKNTNIVIATFVASLAILALVFGALLIQLFGASALPDDGSTGNFHLNVLGVILSLVVCSGVLHSQKSKPYMREVYYVWRLKQLHNQIYRKLAKIKVAAENNDENAFVILSFYFASLKQVYSLDDNTLTIATVEKDLNQLNEKIASLGLTISAEQFEPELLEKI
- a CDS encoding O-acetylhomoserine aminocarboxypropyltransferase/cysteine synthase family protein: MKLESLALHHGYESEATTKAAAVPIYQTTSYTFDDTQHGADLFDLKVPGNIYTRIMNPTTDVLEQRLAAIEGGIAALALASGMAAITYAIQALTEVGDNIVSTSQLYGGTYNLFAHTLPRQGVAVRMAAFDDFEQLDALIDDKTKALFCESIGNPAGNIVDLKRLAEIVHKHGVPLIVDNTVATPVLCKPFEHGADIVIHSLTKYIGGHGTTIGGAIVDSGKFDWTAQPKRFALLNEPDASYHGVVYTQAFGPAAFIGRCRVVPLRNTGAALSPQSAFLLLQGLETLALRMERHCENALALAQYLEAHPKVSWVNYAALPNSPFQDNCYKITGGKASGIISFGIKAADGKVAGGQFIDGLKMILRLVNIGDAKSLACHPASTTHRQLDAAELAKAGVSEDLVRISVGIEHIDDIIADVAQALEQAC
- a CDS encoding tetratricopeptide repeat-containing diguanylate cyclase; protein product: MIKKIALLSVLFMFSSSIFSQEQYHFTALELEMDRIAIRYGADRSEQLEQLKQLLVNNPQATAAEKALFSTFSCSLKANLAPTLAEESLAALKDLMYESLNDNSVKAAVALCEASLAQYVTSSDDYDVALYKAFLFSQLSDLATLRYWIGLNINDTFIQYNDLKSSELALLTALGVAIDNNDDYRVIVSSMSLIHTYRKQGKYDLAIEYANLAQESLNNLDDNWLQDQVYIGRAATLQSLNKYDDALFYYKKALVNAKEQAKYREVKFLQLDIAFVKLMLKKPGQANKGLEEVMNYSLEYDDQFLLHQAKLLQSHIYLFEGLGSKSTQLFNQVINYLQRENYPKELLNAWQQLIQVAKLSENQVLERKSLQRYNALLNERTVNERAVMQGIITKAHNGIRVYDVELAAHELKRQSVLQKELLSNRDQLLASTIFLAALLAIIGVRFGWRRVASYRRRKAEICRQRYYDPLTQCFNRRYLNEVIVSKLISSSKAGNSGVLVMIDIDHFKQFNDTYGHAAGDNVLKEVVKTLQADLRPNDNIVRLGGEEFLMVLPPSDNLNVEAVIERILQVINRNPVIIEDKPRRVTISIGYIPVEKVNSAVKVEELLILADKALYHAKECGRNRAVGISELQCSANAIDNIVTAKNNGLLKLSEIRIDARGC
- a CDS encoding GGDEF domain-containing protein — its product is MLKKIIVAVSFSLFMALFSVAKANTMLLQLEAKFKDKVPETALTILNDANIAAEALTAEERARYYFLYGQAYEKSRQLALAIESYDRGIEQVVSLAITDILIDSYLERSFAVYLQTNDPAAYCVDRRKALKYARQHDNQKLLAKTLTQNAYCYYTATTVNKGIALLDEAMAIVDKGEQLDVHRKAVIYNATGSLYRTAGLHQRAYESFNKAYETWKTVDDREDMFNMQHNMISSAIKSGDWDKAKTNIAAQFTLAEQSPEFKDFYFFAYLNAGRVALGTFDYPLAVSHLEQAVAFKDTTQERYFVTSSHLFLALAYMRTGEAEKAARMAAVFKLDKRFPANMSSMTLTADAILAFDDGDYLDAVNTLLKIIDEERENNKTIINNKVIDAALEHNAKLVEFENVLLANKLELKELSLKAATDKERISELKLSIYFLVAVVLLAAIIFLLHSRKVFKGRAQTDYLTGIANRGYTFVAGDRILEKAIKKQQLVSVIIFDIDNFKSINDHYGHHIGDLTIQATTKRIQRWLKEQDLLGRIGGEEFLIILPDTSGEEAAAISERIRKAVASQPFQFDGIKLELTISLGIAVLHEQATTLSELVIEADQALYKAKFSGKNKVYLAWQRA